The nucleotide window GCTTCTTTATTACCCACATTGTCGACACTATAATAAGTGAGTGTATGGTCTCCTTCTGCAAGTGCTGTCAAAGCAACAGATTCTCTGAATCGTTGGTCTTGACCACTATCGATGCGGAAATAGATGTTTTCCATGCCGCTGGACCCATCTTCTCCTTCTAGTTGGATGATGGTTCGGGGTGAAAGAATTTCTGAGGTTTTATCTCCTGTGACTGTGTATCGTGTCGTAGGACTTGTCAAATCCAGCGTAAAATCAAAGGATTGTGGTGTTTCGGCATTGCCCACATTGTCCAACGAATAAAATTTAAACGAGTAGTCCCCGTCGGCGCTGTAGGTCAATGGTGCATCGTAGGGAGTATAGTCTTGGCCATTCACCGCGTAGTAAATTCCTTTCAAACCAGAGAGCTGATCTTTAGCTGTTGCCGAAATAGAAAGATCCTGACCGTAGAAAACGACATCTTCAGATTGAAATGCGTTTGGTGCACTGAAATTCACTTCAGTAATAGGGGAGTTGCCGTCCCGGTAAATTTCAAAAACCAGTTCTTGTTGAGGAGAGATCGTTTTTTTTGTAGTTTGATCGACTGCCCACTTCGTTCTTACATAATTAATGCCTTCCGTGTCCAGGTAAAGCGGATTGGTGTGTTCAGGTGTCGTTTCACTTTCCAATCTTTTGGATTCTGAACCGTCAGGGTTTTCTGAAACAAACAGGAATACAGGCTTCTCGGCTTGCCAGTACAGCTTACCATCCTCAGCAACATAGTATCGCTTTGGGTGTTCGGGTTGAACTTGTGCCATAACCATTGTATTGCTACAAAGGATTAGGGCAACTATTAGCCGAAGGTTACGCGTCATTTTCTGGTTGAGGTCGGAATAAAATATCAAAAGCCGAAAATAATCCTAAAAAATGATTCTAGGAACTAAATTAGCGGGGAGTTTGACTTACTGCTCGCATCAACCATGAAAAGGCACATCCTAATTTTTTTGAGCTTCACGTTTATAGGGCTCTTTTCCAACGAACTCATTGCGGTTAACGCATCTCCATCGGATAGTGCCCGAGCAGATGTATATTTCCATAAAGCGGATACATTTCTGCTTTTTAATCGTCATGACAGCTCTATTTTCTTCTTTGAGCGTGCCTTTGATCTATTCAGTAAAGGCAATTACTGGGAGGGGATGGTGGCCTCAAAAAATAAGATATCTGAGAACCTTTGTGCCATTTTTGAGCTGGAGGAAGCACTAAAGGTAGCCAATGAAGCACTAACACTTTCCAACGATCATCTCGGGGTAAATCACCTTGAACGTGCCAATGCATTGAGTAACATAGGTAACGTATATTACCTAACTGGGAGGCATGAATTAGCGCTCGAAGAATACAACGAGGCTTTGAGAATTACTGAGTCTGTACAGCATGATGAAAAACATCTTTATTCTGCGCCAACCAACCTGGGAATTGGCAATGTTTATTATGGAAAACTTCAATATGAGGAGGCGTTTCGATATTTTAAAAATGCGCTAGAAACCAATCGCGAAATTTTAGGTGATGCCCATCCTTATGTTGCTAACTCTTATTTGAGTCTGGGGAATTTGTACAGAAACAAGGGGAGTTACAACCTGGCCAAAGAAAACTATAATCGTGCGCTGGAGATCAATCAGGGAGTTTTTGGAGACAATCACCCGGATGTGGCAACCACCTATGTAGGCATCGCCGACATCTTTAAGAGTAGTGGTGGGCTGGAGATTGCTTTACAGTATTATAATCAGGCTCTGATCATTTATTCGAAATTTTTGGACGAGAGAAATCCCAAATTCGGAGCGATCTACCTTGGTTTCGCAGATGTGGCCAAGAACAAAGGAGATTATCCGGAAGCCATCAAGTATTATGAGAAGGCACTGGATGTATTTTCCAACACGGTGGGAGAGGTCCATCAGAGTTCGATCCGTAGTTTATTAGGTGTTGCCAACACTTATATATATCAAGAGAAATTTTCGGAGGCGCTGGAATACTATGGTAGGGTATTGGACATCAATTTTAATTTGGTAGGAGAGACACATGTAAATACCTCCGCGGCTTACAATAACCTGGGGAGCTTGTACTACTTCGCAGGTGATTTTGAACTGGCAGTCCGGTACTTCAATAAAGCATTGGAAATTGATTTGCAGATCCATGGAAGCAAACACCCCAATATTGCCAACGCCTACTACAACCTTGCGCGGGTATATGGTGAACAGGGACAAACTCGGCAAGCACTGGAAAGTGTACAGTCGGCCATTAATTCCAGTATCATGGACTTCAATGAGGAGAACATTTTTGTGAATCCTTCTTTGGTCAACTTTTTCGATAGCAAGGATCTGCTTTGGTTTTTACAGTTCAAAGGCGAACTGTTGGAATCCGGATTTAGCCAAAGTCGAAACATGAAAGGACTGGACATTTCTCTCCAAAGTTTTGTCTTGAGTGATAGTCTGGTTGATCAGATCCGAAAATCATATACCGACCGAAGAGATCAGGTATTGCTGGCAAAGCAAGCCAATAAGATCTATGAATCAGCGGTAAACGGCTCCTATTCTATGGTGAAATTGCTCAATCCCGAGAATGTGAAAATGATTGGCAAAGACGCGGATTACGAACAAAAGAAGAAAGAGTACCAGGATTGGTATTTCTATTTCACTGAGAAGAACAAAGGTTCAATTCTGTTTTCCTCACTGGCGGAATCAAATGCCAAGTCATTCGGAGGTATACCTGATAGTATGGTCACCAATGAGATTGAGTTAAAAACAAGGATCAATCAGATTACACAAGAACTGAGTGCCAATCCCGACAGTGCCCAACGTGTGTTTTATCAGGACCAATTATTCAAGGCCAACAGGGAGTACGAGGAGCTGGTAAAGAGCCTGGAAACGGATTTCCCGAAGTATTATGACCTCAAGTATGATGTAGGTGTTGTGAATGTGGAAGAATTGCAGGATTTTCTGCCAGATTCCACCATGGTACTGTCCTATTTCCTGACGGAAGACAGTCTCTATGCTAATTACATTACCAAGGATGATTTCAGCATTCATAAAAAATTCAAAGCGCCGACCTACGAAAAAGACATTCAGGCTTTCCGAAAAAGTACCATCTACAAGTTCGATAAGCTTTATAAAACGTATGCCCGAAAGTTGTATGACCAACTCATTCCTGCCGAGATTCCCAAAGGTGTAAGAAATATCATCGTTGTATTAGATGGGATCATGGCGACCATTCCTTTCGAGGCATTGCTGACGAAGGATTTTGAGAATAAAGACAGTTATAGCGAGCTGCCCTATTTTGTGAAAGACTATGGCATTTCCTATACGTTCTCTGCTAACCTGCTCTATAAGACCTTCAGAAATGAGAAGATCTTTCGAAAGAAAGCTACCAGAGATCTAATGGCCGTGGCACCTGTGGTCTTCGATGCGCCTTATTTGGAAGTATTAAAAGAAAAACGTGCACAGTCATATAATGAGTCGGGTACTGCCATTTCACTTCGGAAGAACATTAAAATGAACCGGAGTGAGATGAAGCCCTTGCCGGGAACAGAGATTGAAGTCCTCACCATCGACAGTACCTTTCGGGCGCAGGGGAGAGAGGTTTCTTTGAACATCAGAAAAGGTGCCACAGAAAGAGTAGTTAGTCAGGGCAAACTAGACGAATATCAGTACTTGCACATTGCTAGTCATGGCTTTGTGAATCAGGAAGAACCCGAGTTTTCCGGCATTCTACTAGCCATGGATTCTGTTGAAAATGAAAATGATGGAATTCTCTTTTCCGGAGAGGTTTACAACCTGAACATCAATTCGGAATTGGTGACCTTGTCCGCTTGTGAGACGGGTCTTGGAAAGATATCGACAGGGGAAGGGATCATTGGCTTGACCCGAGCCTTGATTTATGCGGGAACTAAAAATGTAAACGTTTCCTTATGGAAAGTGTCCGATGCGTCTACCAAGGAGTTAATGGTCAACCTTTACGATCAGTTGTCACGGGTAGCTGTGCCTCAAACTCCTTCAGAATCCCTGCAATACGCCGGTTACCTGCGCAAAGCGAAATTGAAAATGATTGATGAGGGTACTTTCGCACAGCCTTACTTCTGGTCCCCATTCGTATTAATCGGGAAATAGTTTATTTAGAATAATTCTAAATAAGTTAATATTGTTGTCAGAACAACGGGTAAGCAATTGGTTTTAAGGTATTTGGAGGGGGTGATTGTGACCTGCGGCGCCCCTTATACGATGGGCGGTGAATTAGGTTTCTGAAAGAGTTTGAAAAACAACCCCCTCATGTTAGTTTTGCGTCCGTTAGCGCCAGAACGGTACCTAAATCAAATGTTAAGAAGAACAGTTTCCAACCCCTTTCGAGCTCCATCCGCGCTCATATTCTTTACCCTTCTTTTCTTTTCTCAAGTTTCTTTCGCCCAGGACGCTGAAGACGGCATCCCGACGGACGAGGGTATTGTAGCTGCAGGAGAGAAGCTATATAAGAATAACTGTACGCAGTGTCACGCCATCAATGAAGTGGTCATTGGCCCTGCTTTGAAAGATGTTCACGAGAGAAGACCAAAAGAATGGCTGATCAGCTGGATCCAGAATTCTCAGAAGGTCATCGCTAGTGGTGATGAATATGCTGTAGCTCTTTATGAAGAGTACAACAAGACAGTGATGACCGCTTATCCTTTCAGTGAAGAAGAGATTACTTCGATTCTTGCTTACATCAAAGTTGAAGGAGCGAAAGAAGTCATTGATCCTGCATCTGACGGAGGTGGAGACGCGGTAGCCTCTGGTGGAGATGGAGGGTCAGGCGTATCCGAGTCTTATCTGACAGCAGTTCTAATCATTTTGGTCGTTGTATTGATCCTGATCCTGATCACCTTGGTGATTGTCGTTCAGGTATTGTCTAAATACATCAAGAACAGTAAGGAACTCGATGAAGAGGAACAGGAATTAGTAGGACAGAAATTTGACCTACTTGGTTTCTTGAAAAGCGACTCCTTCATTGGCCTGGTAACTTTCGTCTTCATGGCGGTGCTACTTAAAACGGCCATCGACGGAGCCTTTACCGTAGGGGTACAGCAAGGATATCAGCCTACGCAGCCCATCGCATTCTCTCATAAGATCCACGCCGGACAATATGAGATTGATTGTCAGTATTGTCACACGGGCGTACGAAAAGCCAAATC belongs to Cytophagales bacterium and includes:
- a CDS encoding cytochrome c3 family protein, translating into MLRRTVSNPFRAPSALIFFTLLFFSQVSFAQDAEDGIPTDEGIVAAGEKLYKNNCTQCHAINEVVIGPALKDVHERRPKEWLISWIQNSQKVIASGDEYAVALYEEYNKTVMTAYPFSEEEITSILAYIKVEGAKEVIDPASDGGGDAVASGGDGGSGVSESYLTAVLIILVVVLILILITLVIVVQVLSKYIKNSKELDEEEQELVGQKFDLLGFLKSDSFIGLVTFVFMAVLLKTAIDGAFTVGVQQGYQPTQPIAFSHKIHAGQYEIDCQYCHTGVRKAKSANIPSANICMNCHTAIKTDSEEIQKIYTAIDYDPSTGEYGNNTQPIEWVRIHNLPDLAYFNHSQHVEVGGLECETCHGPIEEMEVVYQYSNLTMGWCINCHRETNLNTKGNDYYTKLVELHSETSKTPMKVEDNGGLECSKCHY
- a CDS encoding CHAT domain-containing tetratricopeptide repeat protein, with translation MKRHILIFLSFTFIGLFSNELIAVNASPSDSARADVYFHKADTFLLFNRHDSSIFFFERAFDLFSKGNYWEGMVASKNKISENLCAIFELEEALKVANEALTLSNDHLGVNHLERANALSNIGNVYYLTGRHELALEEYNEALRITESVQHDEKHLYSAPTNLGIGNVYYGKLQYEEAFRYFKNALETNREILGDAHPYVANSYLSLGNLYRNKGSYNLAKENYNRALEINQGVFGDNHPDVATTYVGIADIFKSSGGLEIALQYYNQALIIYSKFLDERNPKFGAIYLGFADVAKNKGDYPEAIKYYEKALDVFSNTVGEVHQSSIRSLLGVANTYIYQEKFSEALEYYGRVLDINFNLVGETHVNTSAAYNNLGSLYYFAGDFELAVRYFNKALEIDLQIHGSKHPNIANAYYNLARVYGEQGQTRQALESVQSAINSSIMDFNEENIFVNPSLVNFFDSKDLLWFLQFKGELLESGFSQSRNMKGLDISLQSFVLSDSLVDQIRKSYTDRRDQVLLAKQANKIYESAVNGSYSMVKLLNPENVKMIGKDADYEQKKKEYQDWYFYFTEKNKGSILFSSLAESNAKSFGGIPDSMVTNEIELKTRINQITQELSANPDSAQRVFYQDQLFKANREYEELVKSLETDFPKYYDLKYDVGVVNVEELQDFLPDSTMVLSYFLTEDSLYANYITKDDFSIHKKFKAPTYEKDIQAFRKSTIYKFDKLYKTYARKLYDQLIPAEIPKGVRNIIVVLDGIMATIPFEALLTKDFENKDSYSELPYFVKDYGISYTFSANLLYKTFRNEKIFRKKATRDLMAVAPVVFDAPYLEVLKEKRAQSYNESGTAISLRKNIKMNRSEMKPLPGTEIEVLTIDSTFRAQGREVSLNIRKGATERVVSQGKLDEYQYLHIASHGFVNQEEPEFSGILLAMDSVENENDGILFSGEVYNLNINSELVTLSACETGLGKISTGEGIIGLTRALIYAGTKNVNVSLWKVSDASTKELMVNLYDQLSRVAVPQTPSESLQYAGYLRKAKLKMIDEGTFAQPYFWSPFVLIGK